The Apium graveolens cultivar Ventura unplaced genomic scaffold, ASM990537v1 ctg8799, whole genome shotgun sequence genome includes a region encoding these proteins:
- the LOC141705344 gene encoding putative disease resistance protein RXW24L — protein MAEAIVSNVVGRLTDLSEEAQVLHGVQDEIQELVTQLKRMRTFLPDADSRLHDQNIRILLADARELAYDAEHVVETYLVQALSSPGKIMQWMNTRTFSRKLKDVKRKMSLLFNRFRDCNIKSTLESPESSNSSHGQPGMLKRFHTFTTVEPEIFVGFQADVDQLVGYLVDESDDSYPLISICGMHYKKTRLNTTA, from the coding sequence ATGGCCGAAGCAATTGTGTCAAATGTTGTCGGAAGGCTCACTGATTTGTCTGAAGAAGCTCAAGTACTGCATGGGGTgcaagatgaaattcaagaactGGTGACACAACTCAAGCGGATGAGGACATTTTTACCAGATGCTGATTCAAGGTTACATGATCAAAATATCCGTATTCTGCTTGCAGATGCACGGGAGCTTGCCTATGATGCTGAACATGTCGTCGAAACTTATCTTGTCCAAGCTTTATCATCCCCTGGAAAAATAATGCAGTGGATGAACACAAGGACGTTTTCAAGAAAGCTCAAAGATGTTAAAAGAAAGATGTCTCTTCTCTTTAATCGCTTTCGTGATTGTAATATCAAATCAACATTAGAATCCCCTGAATCATCAAATTCATCTCATGGACAACCAGGAATGCTAAAGCGATTTCACACTTTCACTACTGTTGAACCAGAGATATTTGTTGGATTTCAGGCCGATGTTGATCAATTGGTTGGATATCTGGTGGATGAAAGTGATGACTCTTACCCGCTCATCTCAATTTGTGGAatgcactacaagaaaacaaggctAAATACAACTGCATAA